TTTGAAACCCCTATTCTCAGGCCTTGGAGGAGGGTAAGAAAAGCAGACAGAGGTAGGCAGGAGCTGTCTGACTGGCCTTGGGACAAGTGTGGGAGAAAAGTGCTACGATTGGGGAAGAAACTGATAAAAAAGGAAGTCGGTCTGCTGCTTCCATCTCCAGAAGACCAAGGCCACTTCCTCTAAAGAAATCATAGCCATTCACCCACATGGTCTACTCAGTAAGTTGATGCCAACCTCATTCTGGGGGAGGGATGGGCAGCCTCCTGTGAGTCACCAAAGCTCCCAGTCCCCAGTCTCTCACCTTGTTCACCACCAGTCACAGGCTGGCATTGATGGTCCCAGTACTGTCCCTGGGGTGACCCATTTACTGCTCTGAGTCTTAATCCCCTCTGACCAGGGACCACTCTGGATTGGCCAGGGTCTCACAGCTGTGGATGGAATCACCTAAGAAATATTACAGAAATGCAGCCTCCTGGAgctcagcctccagagctgtgcaCCTTATGCCCAGGCCTAGAGATTCTGTGGTGCAACCATGTAGAAGCATCCAGAAGGGACAGAAGGTTCATGGACTTCACAAGACTGGAGTTTGAGCCTTAGCCGGTGCGGCTctgttggctggagcattgtcccataactaaaacattgtgggttcgattcttagtcagggcacatgcctgtgtttagGGTTCAATCACCAGTTCCAGATATGTGTGGGTGgcgaccaattgatgtttcttggatcaatgtttctttctctcccttgctctttctctaaaagcaatgaaaagatgttcttgggtgagaatgaaaaaaaacagagactGTAATTCATGTCCTGGACCCATGACTTCAGAGTCATGGACTTGGGGCAATCCCTCTCTGAGTCGTGGTCGCCTCAAATGTGAAGTGAGAAGACAGATGACCCTGCAGACCCAGATTTGAATTCTGTGGGTTAGGGCATGGCCTCCAGAAAGCCCTCTCTGGGGAGATGGAAGGGTAAGATCACACTCACCTCTTAACTTCAGAGAGGGTGTGAGGTGCACAGAGGGAAcggaattggggggggggggggtcttgttTCTGCCTGGGGACTACAGGGGAGGGCCTGAGGCCAAGAGCAAGCTGGATGcacctggggctggagctgagggCTGAGGGCGTCTCCATCAGCGTCCCTCCCTCCTACTCTCTCTAAGGGGCTGTAGCTGGGCAGACTTCAGGGCTGCTTTTCCTCTCTTGGAAGAGCCTGAGCTGGTCCTGCTGCCACCACTTCCCCtggattgagagagagaaacagaggctgAGAGGCACCCAGAGAAGccgagaaaaggagagagagaaagacagagctGCAGACTGACTCCTAGGAGATGAGCAAGTCCCTGGCAGAGAGGCAGTAGAGGTGAGAGAGGGGAGGCCCAGGCAGCCAAGGTCAGGACCACACCCTTCAGTGTGAAGATGGGGACTGGGGGACCTTTATTATGGTTCTTTTTCACTGACAGCAAGGGAGGCCCTTTTGCAATATAGGAAAAGAAGAAGCCAGATGGAGGAAGGAAGTGCTTGTCACTCTGGGGCAGGGGTGTTTGAGGAAGGCTCCCACCCTCCCTCAGCCCTCTTAAGGAGCCTGATCCCGCCCCTCCCAGTTGTCAGACCACCCCCAGGCCGCCTCTCCCTTAGGCTCCCCTCTGGCCTAGAGGCTCTGCTTGTCTTCTCACCCCAGGAGGAGAGCAAGGCGATGGGtctgcccctgctgctgcccctgctgctgcagctgccagCATCTCTGCAGGCTGGTGAGTGGCCAGGACCTCCTGGCTCTGTCCAGGGTTAGGGGGACAGggaagcccctcctcccacctctggccTGTGGCCAGGCATCTGGAGAAGGGGTCTACTGGGGTAGCCAACTAGGCCTCCCACCCACAACAAGCAATGGGCTGGGCTGGTCCCACAGTGCTGGGTCCCCCACACCCCTCACTCTCCTTTCTACCCCAGGCCTGGAAAGGGGGACACACAGCCAGAGAGTCAGACATACCACCTGTCACACTTCTGCCCATGGGTGAAGGTGCCAGGCAGTCTGGGGTTGTCTTTTGGTCTCTCCAAGTGGCtacaaagtctctcctgctttctccttcctccaggaGGCTCAGCAAAATGCAAATCAGGCCCTGCTTTTCAAGTCGACCAACCAGCGCACCTCTCAGCCCCTGTGGGTGGTTCCATCTGcatccccttctccttctgttactCCTGGGAGTTAGCCAAGGATCCCAGGGTGAAAATATCCTGGAGAAGGGGACACTTCCATGGGGAGTTCATCTACAACACAACCCCACCTTTCACCCATGAGGATTACAAGAGCCGCCTCTCCCTGCTCTGGACAGAGGGCCAGAGGAATGGCTTCCTCCAGATCTCGAACTTGCGGAAGGAGGACGAGTTTGAATACTTCTGCCGAGTTTGTTTGAACACACAGACAGGACAAACTGAGGAAATGTGGCAGTCCATTGAGGGGACCAAACTCACCATCACCACAGGTGAGTCCTGCTGCCCCAGCGTCTGGtggcctcctgccccaggactGGTCCAGGCGCCTCTCTTCCTGACCCTTCTCTCAAATCCTCTGCCTGCTCTTGACGCCTTCCCAGGCCTCTGACAACTTGACCTTTTTCGCCATAATCTCCCCAAACTTGGGCAGCCTTCCTTGCCCATGCCCCTCACTGTCCCCTTCAgatccagcccccagccccatccccagtCTTCAGCCCCTTCCTGGCTTCCTGGTTGTCTTCCCTTCTTGCTCCCAGCTGGGGCTCcaaccctgccccctgccctggccccaagTCCTGCAGGTGAACTTGACTTTTCCAGGATGTGGCCTGCCTTCCCTTTGTCATGTGCCTGTGTGTTGAGCCCCAGTGAGCCCCCTGTCTGTATCTCCCCACAGCCATGAGCTCAGCCTGGCACACACAGGAGATACCCAATGAGGGTCTGAGGACACCCCTGGCCTGGCCATTAACACCCCACCACCTGTTTTTCCAAGctccctgcttcctttccctcctctgccccccagaACATGGCCCTCAGTGCTCTAGCCTCAGTGCcgtctctttcctctcttttcccatcTCCATCCTTTGTACCCTTTTTCTCTCACAGcagccccccaaacccccaccTTCCCCAAAGAAACCCCTGCGTTGTACCCTTCTGCCTCTGTCCTGGTCATTAGAGGCCCCTCTGCAGCAGCAATAAGGGCAGCTCCCACTTACTGTGCACCACATCCCCACTGAATACTTTGGCATGCATCTTCCTAATCAATCTGCACCACACCCCTCAATAACAGTAGGTACCACTATCGTCTTCCTGTTCCAGAGGAGCAAACCAAGGTTCTCACCTGCACAAAGTCACCATCACAGCACAGGTGGAATCTGAACCCAGTTTAACCCCACAGCCGTCTCTCCTAACCATTAGCCTCTCAGTCTCACCTACTGACTTTATCATCCTGTTGTCTTGACCTATTTTTAACCTACTATGGGGTTGCTGCATTAACAGGTCTTCCTTAACTGCTCACTGGGGCATGGGAACTTGAACCTGAGCTTATCTGTCTCCAGGGCAGTGGAGGAGGGGCTCTCTCCAGGCCCAGGCATAAAGGGGTACAGTGTAAGTcgatttactttttataattgcTTATGCTGGCAACTCTAAACTGTCAGTGATGAATCACTCCTCCCAGCCTGGGTAAACCACTACCATGTCTTGACCACAGAGCTGGTTTTAGATCAATTATAAAGTGGCTCACAACCTGAATTAAGCCAGCAGCCTTGGATTTATACTTCTGGCACTTCCCCATAGCTCCTTACGTGGCCATTTTTAAGTGAGTTGGTCTCTTTTTAGATCCCtcctctttcttacttttttaaaaaaaatttttaaagattttgtttatttatttttagagagggaagggagggagggagggagagagagagagagagagagagggagaaacatcaatgtgtggttgctggggaccgtggcctgcaacccaagcatgtgccctgattaggaatcgaacctgtgatgctttggttctcagctcgcgctcaatccactgagctacgccagccaggtcctcctctttctttcttaattcttccttttctcatttttctgtttgaGTCGCATTTAGTTTAAGTTTTTGtcagtaaattaatttttcagttcATGCCATTAATAAGATATTCGtgctcattatttaaaaaaaaacacaaggaagtaattaaaagatatgtttttaatCCAAGCACCATAAAGTAAAGACatcacctgccctgactggtgtggctaggTTGGGCATCGTTCctcaaagcgaaaggtcactggcttgatttctggtgagggcacatgcctggtttgcacaTTCCATGCTTGGGCACACAGAAGAGCCaaccagttggtgtttctctcacacactgatctttctctccgtctctttctccctccctccctctctctctctaaaaataaatgaaatcttttttaaaaaacagatatcaCACTAAAAGAATATTTGCAGTAAATATAATTGATAACTTTGTGGTtggcttattaattttattatgtacagatgttttcttttatagtgAAACCTAATAGTATTatcctttgtaatttttaaaatttcatttctaagCCCAAAATCCCATATGCCTCTATgggttgaaaatattttaatttcttctaacTTTTGTATGGTTTCTTTTCACAATAAAATGCTTTAATATAGTGAGAATTTATTTGGTATATTATGGGAGGCAAATAATTAAATTGATCTTTATACCAAGAAAGTACTCAATTGTCCCAATCtaattttttgatttattgaatatttttttctcttcttcattgaTTCATAGATCTGGCTTCTAAGTTTGTTTGTGGGATAGCATGCATTTCTGGTCCCACCATTCTGCCTCACTGTTTTTTGAcagggtcattttttaaaatttattttttaatcatttttaaattttcaattatagttgacatacattattatattagtttcaggtgtacacctcAGTGGTTAGATATTACATGACTTACTAAGTGattatcctgataaatctcacacccatacgacaccatatatagttattagaatataatTGACTGTTCtccttatgctgtattttacatccccatgactattctgtaataaccaatttgtactttttattccttcacctttttcatccaccCTACCAACCCTTCTCCCATTTGGCAATGGTCaaaatgatctctgtatctatgagtctgtttctgttctgcttgttcatttattttgtttttacattcaattttgatagatatgtatttatttccactttattgttcacattttttatcttcttcttcttcaagaaaatcctttaacattttacataatactggtttggtggtgatgaactcctttagtgaggttctttatctgtcctttgattccaaatgatagctttcctggcagagtaatcttggttgcaggtcctttcttttcatcactttgttattgttgttttttatgaTGAAACAAATATCAATTTAATGCAATCACACTTTAAGTGTTTACTAATTTAAACAGATATCATCTAAATACTATAGATATCATGTAAAtactatagatttttaaaaactttttgttgttgttgctcagttacagtttttctgcttttttcccaaTTGGCCTttcctgccctgtccccccaACTCCTACAGTCAATGCCCTCCCATTGTCtctgcccatgagtcctctattcatgttccttgacttgcctcttcctcttctttgctccattatctccttctcccaccctctctggttacgtcagtttgttctttatttccaagtctcaggttctattttgctcatttgtttgtcttgttgattaggttccacttataggtgagatcatatgttatttgtctttcactgtctggcttatttcacttaacataatgctctccagttccatccatactgttgcaaagggtaggagttccatctttttttctgctgcatagtattccatcatgtaaatgtaccacagctttttgatacattcatttactgaggggcacttaggctattttcagcacttgaatattataaataaagctgctatgaacattggggtgcataggttgctttgaattagtgattcaggattcttagggtataatttcaGCAGTGGGATCagtggattgaaaggcagttccatccttagttttttgaggaaattccatactgttttccacagtggctgcaccagttggcatttccaccaacagtgtaccagggttcccttttctccacaacctcaccagcacttgttcgttgatttgtttatgatggccattctgaccgatatgaagtggtatctcattgtggttccaatttgcatctctctaatggctagtgatgactgccaacttacaccatacaccaaaataaacttaaaatggataaaagacttaagtcatgacaccataaaagttctagaggaaaacacaggaaaatttcagatattccaagcagcaatattttcagtgaCACAACCCCTAGgacaaaggatataaaggaaagaataaacaaatgggactacatcaaattaaaaaacttctgcatggctaaagaaaatgtcaacaaaatggaaacggaatcaaccatatgggaaaatgtatttgctaatgatacctcagacaagagtttgatctccaaaatatttaaggaactcacacgactccacaccaggaagacaaacaattcaattaaaaaatgggcaaaggacctaaacagacacttctctaaggaggacatacagagggcccacaggcagatgaaaaaatgcttttcatcactttgaatatttcttgcccaatcctttctggcctgcaaagtttgtgttgagaaatcagctaaaaGTCTTATAGAAACActcttgtaagtaactaactgcctttcttttgctgcttttaagattctctctttatctttaacctttggcattttaattatgatgtgtctgggtgtgggcctctttgagtgcatcttgtctgggactttctgtgcttcctggacttgtgtgtctatttccttcaccaagttaagggagctttctgtcattattttttcaaataggtttttaatttcttgctctctctcttctcctcccaccatctccatgatgtgaatgttgatacACCTGAAGTTGTTCCAAAGACTCTTtacattatcttaatttttaaaaattcttttttctttttgatattctgattgggtatttttctgtttccttgtaTTCTAAATTGCTGGttttattcttggcttcatctactctactgttgattccctgtcaattattcttcatttcagttagtatattcttcatttctgactggttcttttttatgctgttggagTTCtctctaagttcattgagcattcttataaccaatattttgaactctcctctgtaaccaaacaaaacagagttTAGCTGCCTGccacaacaaaagccaaactcatgaggcaggtgctggtacaaaagaaaagatttattcaGGTGCCACACAACCTGAGAGAATGCTAGACTCATGTCTTGAAAACCATCTCCTCTTCCTGATCAACAGTCCTAGCCCACAGCTCTGCTAGGAATTAGGGAGgggagtgcttttttttttccctacccaATAATCTTGCTACCTGTTGGCATGCTCAGTCCTATCCATTTATATTTCTAGCTTTTGACACACTTGGGCCAGCCATAGCTTGTGTTTTGCCTGTGTCCA
This sequence is a window from Phyllostomus discolor isolate MPI-MPIP mPhyDis1 chromosome 3, mPhyDis1.pri.v3, whole genome shotgun sequence. Protein-coding genes within it:
- the PILRA gene encoding paired immunoglobulin-like type 2 receptor alpha; the encoded protein is MGLPLLLPLLLQLPASLQAGGSAKCKSGPAFQVDQPAHLSAPVGGSICIPFSFCYSWELAKDPRVKISWRRGHFHGEFIYNTTPPFTHEDYKSRLSLLWTEGQRNGFLQISNLRKEDEFEYFCRVCLNTQTGQTEEMWQSIEGTKLTITTATEKPTEGPTSTITTTTDGVNVSEKERSSGSWHLTPGAIAGVAVASAVLITAILGMLVCLRWKRRKALQTKARAPDTGSFHNTEEKYENIGNTGQHEDPKLDPKVDGILYASLVLASSTSPSAPPCHPVHNSPREETLYSMLKA